A stretch of the Malus domestica chromosome 08, GDT2T_hap1 genome encodes the following:
- the LOC103441868 gene encoding cytochrome b-c1 complex subunit 6-1, mitochondrial, with protein sequence MADEEPVDQKKYLEESCKPKCVKPFLEYQACVKRIQDDDSGHKHCTGQYFDFWSCIDKCVAPKLFPKLK encoded by the exons AT GGCGGACGAGGAACCTGTTGATCAAAAGAAGTACCTCGAAGAGTCTTGCAAGCCAAAGTGTGTGAAACCGTTCCTCGAGTATCAG GCATGCGTTAAGAGGATCCAAGATGATGATAGCGGACACAAGCATTGTACTGGGCAATATTTTGATTTCTGGTCTTGTATCGACAAATGT GTTGCTCCGAAGCTTTTCCCGAAACTGAAGTGA
- the LOC103441869 gene encoding uncharacterized protein, with the protein MGNCASEPKTKGDDAAAVPVPEPRKEESVQAKDVNAEQLQEENKDEQNNDGDHNKQPSLGALLKEEEEKTAQVAAKLEEEKTAEVAAKLEEEKTAEVATKLKEEKTAEVAAKLEEAEEKTKAIEKKEEIAVELEKAPEAAAAAAVVTQEDKKSDIEEIKKPQEVKETKAEEIKETKAEETKETNPEKIKETNPEVKDQI; encoded by the exons ATGGGTAATTGTGCTAGCGAACCAAAGACCAAGGGTGATGATGCTGCTGCAGTCCCAGTACCCGAGCCCAGGAAGGAGGAATCGGTTCAGGCCAAGGATGTGAATGCTGAGCAGCTGCAGGAAGAAAACAAGGATGAACAAAATAACGATGGTGATCATAACAAGCAACCCTCTCTTGGGGCCTTGCTCAAGGAG GAAGAAGAGAAGACAGCCCAAGTTGCGGCAAAGCTAGAAGAAGAGAAGACAGCTGAAGTTGCGGCAAAGCTAGAAGAAGAGAAGACAGCTGAAGTTGCAACAAAGCTAAAAGAAGAGAAGACAGCTGAAGTTGCGGCAAAGCTAGAAGAAGCGGAAGAAAAGACAAAGGCcattgagaagaaagaggagatcgcaGTTGAGCTCGAGAAAGCACctgaagcagcagcagcagcagctgtaGTTACCCAAGAAGACAAGAAATCAGATATTGAGGAGATCAAGAAACCCCAAGAGGTGAAGGAGACAAAAGCAGAAGAGATCAAGGAGACAAAAGCAGAAGAGACCAAGGAAACAAACCCAGAAAAGATCAAGGAGACAAATCCTGAAGTGAAGGaccaaatttga